A stretch of Odocoileus virginianus isolate 20LAN1187 ecotype Illinois chromosome 31, Ovbor_1.2, whole genome shotgun sequence DNA encodes these proteins:
- the ENHO gene encoding adropin, whose translation MGAALSQGALIAIICNGLVGFLLLLLWVILCWACHSRSANIDSLSESSPNSSPGPCPEKAPPPQKSSHEGSYLLQP comes from the coding sequence ATGGGGGCAGCCCTCTCCCAGGGGGCCCTCATCGCCATCATCTGCAACGGCCTCGTCGGGTTCTTGCTGCTGCTCCTCTGGGTCATCCTCTGCTGGGCCTGCCACTCGCGCTCTGCCAACATCGACTCCCTCTCCGAATCCAGTCCCAACTCCAGCCCTGGCCCCTGTCCTGAGAAGGCACCCCCGCCCCAGAAGTCCAGCCATGAAGGCAGCTACCTGCTGCAGCCCTGA